Proteins encoded in a region of the Streptomyces sp. NBC_00310 genome:
- a CDS encoding NucA/NucB deoxyribonuclease domain-containing protein → MRISGPRQVVIGASVGTLLLTGLSAATAQAAPATYDITAAQAPAVRTVYVDTAAAASCKINTITVTRTSMCLFVDARVDVLRNGKPVGSASFDIKHSMTLKTSKLKWAESFTVGKAKLVNAGGIRMNVSVGGGKGVKTAVKFPQGSTLGPARKGTVGYAARVAKKKQLASPASYRFTFSKPGYTMGGFTYKSAKYRCDDTFWGPTKRTKNPGCVFPSAAPVFTLSRSDAKVNESATHILDAQRKISGHPGASTPLHRITSAKTINAHRKAMCGKVHNPDPKKYDCDEYPFAASKEGGNPARGSARIISAGDNRSAGARLGGFYKNQRVLNGDAYYVHIQ, encoded by the coding sequence ATGCGCATCAGCGGGCCCAGACAAGTCGTCATCGGTGCCTCTGTCGGCACGCTCCTCCTCACCGGCCTCAGCGCCGCGACCGCGCAGGCCGCACCGGCGACGTACGACATCACCGCCGCCCAGGCCCCGGCCGTCAGGACCGTCTACGTCGACACGGCCGCCGCCGCGAGCTGCAAGATCAACACCATCACCGTCACCCGCACCAGCATGTGCCTGTTCGTCGACGCCCGCGTCGACGTGCTCAGGAACGGCAAGCCGGTCGGCTCCGCCTCCTTCGACATCAAGCACTCGATGACGCTGAAGACCAGCAAGCTGAAGTGGGCGGAGAGCTTCACCGTCGGCAAGGCCAAGCTCGTCAACGCCGGCGGCATCCGCATGAACGTTTCTGTCGGCGGCGGCAAGGGCGTCAAGACCGCCGTCAAGTTCCCGCAGGGGTCCACCCTCGGCCCGGCCCGCAAGGGAACCGTCGGCTACGCCGCCCGGGTGGCGAAGAAGAAGCAGCTGGCCAGTCCGGCCTCCTACCGCTTCACCTTCTCCAAGCCCGGCTACACGATGGGCGGCTTCACCTACAAGTCCGCCAAGTACCGCTGCGACGACACGTTCTGGGGCCCGACGAAGCGCACCAAGAACCCCGGCTGCGTCTTCCCGTCCGCGGCCCCCGTCTTCACCCTCTCCCGCAGCGACGCGAAGGTGAACGAGTCCGCCACCCACATTCTCGACGCCCAGCGCAAGATATCCGGTCACCCGGGCGCCTCCACCCCGCTGCACCGCATCACCAGCGCGAAGACCATCAACGCCCACCGCAAGGCCATGTGCGGGAAGGTGCACAACCCCGACCCCAAGAAGTACGACTGCGACGAGTACCCGTTCGCCGCCAGCAAGGAGGGCGGCAACCCGGCCCGCGGCAGCGCCCGCATCATCTCCGCCGGTGACAACCGCAGCGCCGGCGCCCGCCTCGGCGGCTTCTACAAGAACCAGCGCGTCCTCAACGGCGACGCCTACTACGTCCACATCCAGTAA
- a CDS encoding DUF6924 domain-containing protein: MQRSNWPLLDGRTRPLKLKEWGDLAVMDPDAGKPPRGRGFLAAEKDWLHIDAGSALENPIVTLYAGVDPGAESGWDEVEEITVTSTTGFLALCDSGYEPLRKENLATAGAGPYLVRVHASDRSADDKRPRFLIQVIPGARTGAATEPPSSTIEEAAGPLLVRTSFERPDAWARLLQALEEGSEHYDSVTVIDNRAYAGFTADQIQARIGRDDEDWPDSTLVLIADERALASAEFPLLAVNNLPDDDDAPFRITLAAAGSFVVNMELANTSFGEWSGGVDTDGVYREEHY, from the coding sequence ATGCAGCGTTCCAACTGGCCGCTCCTCGACGGCCGCACCCGGCCGCTCAAGTTGAAGGAGTGGGGCGACCTGGCCGTCATGGACCCCGACGCCGGCAAGCCGCCGCGCGGACGCGGGTTCCTGGCCGCCGAGAAGGACTGGCTGCACATCGACGCCGGGAGCGCCCTGGAGAACCCCATCGTCACCCTCTACGCCGGAGTGGACCCGGGAGCGGAGAGCGGCTGGGACGAGGTCGAGGAGATCACCGTGACCTCCACGACCGGCTTCCTCGCCCTGTGCGACAGCGGATACGAGCCATTGCGCAAGGAGAACCTCGCCACCGCGGGAGCCGGCCCCTACCTGGTCCGCGTCCACGCCAGTGACCGCTCGGCGGACGACAAGAGGCCCCGCTTCCTCATCCAGGTCATCCCCGGCGCACGTACGGGGGCCGCGACCGAGCCTCCTTCCTCGACGATCGAGGAGGCCGCCGGTCCGCTCCTGGTACGGACGTCCTTCGAGCGGCCGGACGCGTGGGCACGCCTGCTCCAGGCCCTCGAAGAGGGCTCCGAGCACTACGACTCGGTCACCGTCATCGACAACCGCGCCTACGCGGGCTTCACGGCGGATCAGATCCAGGCACGGATCGGGCGCGATGACGAGGACTGGCCCGACAGCACGCTCGTCCTCATCGCCGACGAGCGGGCACTGGCCTCCGCGGAGTTCCCGCTGCTGGCCGTGAACAACCTGCCCGACGATGACGACGCCCCGTTCCGGATCACCCTCGCGGCGGCCGGTTCCTTCGTCGTCAACATGGAGCTGGCGAACACGAGCTTCGGCGAGTGGAGCGGTGGCGTCGACACCGACGGCGTCTACCGCGAAGAGCACTACTGA
- a CDS encoding ATP-binding protein — translation MTPPPPPSTHQPPVTVRVFTQRFSSTPLGARLARHLSLVQLHIWDIPHGSSLSDTAAVIVAELAANAVTHGRVPGRDFELRLAHAPDRFLHIEVSDTRTECRPPHPEDLGCPAALDTSGRGLVLVDALADRWEVVDRVARGAVLLGKTIRAELDLARD, via the coding sequence ATGACGCCACCTCCGCCACCCTCCACGCACCAACCCCCGGTTACCGTACGTGTGTTCACCCAACGCTTCAGCTCGACCCCACTGGGCGCCCGCCTCGCCCGGCACCTCAGCCTCGTCCAGCTGCACATCTGGGACATCCCGCACGGCAGCTCACTCTCCGACACCGCCGCCGTGATCGTCGCCGAGCTGGCAGCCAACGCCGTGACCCACGGCCGCGTGCCGGGCCGCGACTTCGAACTCCGCCTCGCGCACGCCCCGGACCGCTTCCTCCACATCGAGGTGTCCGACACCCGCACCGAATGTCGACCGCCCCACCCCGAGGACCTCGGGTGTCCGGCGGCGCTGGACACGTCCGGGCGTGGACTCGTCCTCGTCGACGCGCTCGCCGACCGCTGGGAGGTGGTCGACCGGGTCGCGCGCGGAGCGGTCCTCCTCGGCAAGACGATCCGGGCCGAACTGGACCTGGCCCGAGACTGA
- a CDS encoding helix-turn-helix domain-containing protein, whose protein sequence is MADGSGGTGGVGGAGSVAGGPPGGGEPETSDSLKTFGAVLRAFRKRAGLTQEELAERVRYSVQTVASIEQGRRFPQPEFVTRAEEVLDAFGALRAAAKHLSRQPGLASWFRQWAKLEADAISLYTYECRVVPGLLQTEAYARAVSLSVPPRPTDEEMEERIAARLARQELLSTRRKPPAGFTFIVEQAVLERHTGGEAVTRELFDHLSEVVERHSNVELQIMPSRQPVHAGLDGPLQLLETPENEWFGYSEGQKNGRLITDRKEISVLHQRYAKLRSQALTPADSLGLLKRMRGAL, encoded by the coding sequence ATGGCGGACGGCTCGGGCGGGACGGGCGGCGTCGGTGGGGCGGGGTCGGTGGCCGGGGGGCCTCCGGGTGGGGGTGAGCCGGAGACGTCGGACAGCTTGAAGACGTTCGGGGCGGTGCTCAGGGCGTTCCGCAAGCGGGCCGGTCTGACCCAGGAGGAGCTGGCGGAGCGGGTGCGGTACTCGGTGCAGACCGTGGCCTCGATCGAGCAGGGGAGGCGTTTCCCGCAACCGGAGTTCGTGACGCGGGCGGAGGAGGTACTGGACGCGTTCGGGGCACTGCGCGCGGCCGCAAAGCATCTGTCCCGGCAGCCGGGGCTGGCGAGCTGGTTCCGGCAGTGGGCAAAGCTGGAGGCGGACGCGATCAGCCTCTACACGTACGAATGCCGGGTGGTTCCGGGGCTGTTGCAGACGGAGGCGTATGCGCGGGCCGTGTCGCTGAGTGTGCCGCCACGTCCGACTGACGAGGAGATGGAGGAGCGGATCGCCGCGCGGTTGGCGCGGCAGGAGCTTCTGTCCACGCGGAGGAAGCCGCCGGCGGGGTTCACCTTCATCGTGGAGCAGGCGGTGTTGGAGCGGCACACGGGCGGGGAGGCGGTGACGCGGGAGTTGTTCGACCATCTGTCGGAGGTGGTGGAGCGGCACTCGAACGTGGAGTTGCAGATCATGCCGTCGCGCCAGCCGGTGCATGCGGGCCTGGATGGCCCGCTTCAGCTGCTGGAGACGCCGGAGAACGAGTGGTTCGGGTACTCGGAAGGGCAGAAGAACGGCCGCCTCATCACTGACCGGAAGGAGATCAGCGTCCTCCACCAGCGGTATGCGAAACTGCGCTCGCAGGCTCTCACTCCGGCGGACTCCTTGGGCCTGCTG